Proteins encoded together in one Solanum lycopersicum chromosome 7, SLM_r2.1 window:
- the LOC138337560 gene encoding uncharacterized protein — translation MSYFNRVWVATTVAVVNSHADHGQKLKSGIQSLNHGKKRFSSSVASGTDVAGLRPMSGILGSDVGGFIGGGKGEEKRKQTDESLRQVMYLSCWGPS, via the coding sequence ATGAGTTACTTTAACCGCGTTTGGGTAGCCACTACCGTCGCCGTCGTAAACAGCCACGCCGATCACGGCCAGAAATTGAAATCCGGCATCCAATCTCTAAACCACGGTAAAAAAAGATTCTCCTCTTCTGTCGCTTCCGGAACCGACGTTGCCGGTCTCCGGCCGATGTCCGGTATATTAGGATCTGACGTCGGGGGGTTCATCGGAGGCGGAAAAGGCGAGGAGAAGAGGAAACAAACTGATGAGTCACTCCGGCAAGTTATGTACCTAAGCTGCTGG